A genomic region of Negativicoccus succinicivorans contains the following coding sequences:
- a CDS encoding NAD-dependent protein deacylase, whose amino-acid sequence MTRTNASYQERLKAFQALLQNHQRIVFFGGAGVSTESDIPDFRGTHGIFNRDTGTPYSAEEMVSHHFYVEHPEEFFSNYKVRQGMMKDVQPNRAHIMLAKLEKMGKLQAIITQNIDGLHQRAGSQTVYELHGSIHRNYCTKCHASYSIDDIIERSNPIPHCDKCGGIIKPDVVLFEEPLDNDTVFNAIQAIRDADMLIIGGTSLVVWPAAGFIHEFSGDAIVLINQDSTPRDQAANILFRESIGQVLEDAISPLLT is encoded by the coding sequence ATGACACGCACAAATGCATCCTATCAAGAACGACTGAAAGCATTTCAAGCCCTTTTACAAAATCATCAACGTATTGTTTTTTTCGGCGGTGCCGGCGTATCTACCGAATCCGACATCCCAGACTTTCGCGGGACGCACGGTATCTTTAACCGTGACACGGGTACGCCTTACTCGGCGGAAGAAATGGTCTCGCATCATTTCTATGTTGAGCATCCGGAAGAGTTTTTCAGTAATTACAAAGTACGCCAAGGTATGATGAAGGATGTACAACCGAATCGCGCCCATATAATGCTCGCCAAATTGGAAAAAATGGGTAAACTCCAAGCGATCATCACGCAAAATATCGACGGTTTACACCAACGTGCCGGCAGCCAAACCGTTTACGAACTGCACGGTTCCATTCATCGCAATTACTGTACAAAATGCCATGCATCATATTCTATTGACGATATTATCGAACGCAGCAATCCGATACCGCATTGTGACAAATGCGGCGGCATTATCAAGCCGGATGTCGTTCTATTTGAGGAACCATTGGATAACGATACGGTTTTCAACGCGATTCAAGCGATTCGTGATGCTGATATGCTGATTATCGGCGGCACCAGTTTAGTGGTTTGGCCGGCCGCGGGATTCATTCATGAGTTTAGCGGCGATGCAATAGTGTTAATTAATCAAGATTCCACTCCGCGCGATCAAGCGGCCAATATTTTATTTCGCGAGTCTATCGGTCAGGTATTGGAAGACGCGATCTCGCCTTTACTTACATAA